Proteins encoded in a region of the Marmota flaviventris isolate mMarFla1 chromosome 3, mMarFla1.hap1, whole genome shotgun sequence genome:
- the LOC139705023 gene encoding glutaredoxin-related protein 5, mitochondrial, with product MVKKDKVVVFLKGTPEQPQCGFSNAVVQILLLHGVRDYVAYNVLDDPELRQGIKDYSKWPTIPQVYLNGEFVGGCDILLQMHQNGDLVEELKKLGIRFALLDEKKDQDSK from the coding sequence aTGGTGAAGAAAGACAAGGTGGTGGTCTTCCTCAAGGGGACGCCGGAGCAGCCCCAGTGCGGCTTCAGCAACGCGGTGGTGCAGATCCTGCTGCTGCACGGCGTCCGCGACTACGTGGCTTATAACGTGCTGGACGACCCCGAGCTCCGACAAGGCATTAAAGACTACTCCAAGTGGCCCACCATCCCGCAGGTGTACCTCAACGGCGAGTTTGTGGGAGGCTGTGACATTCTTCTGCAGATGCACCAGAATGGGGACCTGGTGGAAGAACTGAAAAAGCTGGGGATTCGCTTCGCCCTTTTAGATGAAAAGAAAGACCAAGACTCAAAGTGA